Within the Hypericibacter adhaerens genome, the region CGGCAGCTTCGACCTGAAGCTTGGCAGCGGCACGAGCAAGACCTTCACGGTCTCGGCGACGGACACGCTGCAGGATCTGCGCGACCGCATCAACGCCGCCAATACCGGCTCTACCGCGACCGGCGTTTCGGCGAGCATCGTCTCGGCCGGCGCCGGGCAGAACTACCTGGTACTGACCGCGGACCAGACGGGCCAGACCATCCAGTTCAGCAACGAGACCGGCGGCGTGCTGGCCGGGCTCGGCATCTCCAATGACGGCGGCGCCACGCTGACCAACCAGCTCCAGGCACCGCAGACGGCCCTGTTCTATGCCGACGGCCTGCTCGATTCCTCGAAATGGGATTCGGTCGCCGTGCCCGGTCCGAGCGCCACGCTCGGCTCCCTCGGCGTCTCGGCTGGCAGCAACACGTTCGAGATCCGCGACGCCAGCGGCGCCGTGATCCAGACGGTCAGCTACAGCGACACGGACAGCCTGCAGACCCTGGCCGCCAATATCACGGCCGGTGGCGCCGGCGTGACCGCCAGCGTGATCCAGGCCGATGACGGGACCTACAAGCTGCAGATCGTCAAGGATGACGGCGCGGCCATCTCCTTCGGCGGCGACACGGGCAACCTGCTGAGCAAGCTGAACCCGGCCAAGGAAAACCTGCTGATCGAGCGCAGCAGCAACACCGTCAGCGACCTCTTCAACGGCGTGACGCTGAGCCTCTATGGCGCCGAGCCGGGCACGACCATCAGCCTGCAGATCGACCGCAACCTGAGCGCGGTCAAGACGCAGATCACCTCTTTCATCGACGCCTACAATGCCGTTCGCCATTTCGTGAACGAGCAGAACCAGACCGACAGCAGCACCGGCCAGAAGAGCGCCGACGCCGGCCCGCTCTACGGCTCGCGCACGCTCACCACCATCATGCAGGCGCTGAGCTCCGTGGTCGGCAACGGCACCAAGGGCGTGGATTCGGGCTTTTCGGTGCTGGCCCAGATCGGCGTCGATTTCGTCGACAACAATACCGTGACCGATCCCCTCGACAAGGACACGCTCAAGCTCGACGAATCGAAGCTCGACAGCGTTCTGACCGCGAATCCCGAGGATGTCCGCCGGCTGTTCGCCTTCGATTTCTCCTCGTCGGATCCGCGCGTCTCGCTGCTGGACTTCAACGGCTCCACGGCCTACAGCTCGGGCGGCTACACGCTGAACCTCACGGACGACGGCACCAACCTGACGGGCGCTGACATCAATGGCGTCGCAGGTTCCACGACCGTCAACGGCAATGTCATCACCGCGACGAACGCCACCGGCGCCAACGGCCTGAAGCTGTTCTATTCGGGCACCGGCGATCTGTCGAACGTCCAGATCAACTTTACGGTCGGTGCCGCGGCGCAGATGTTCTTCGACCTGCAGTCGGCGCTCGATGCCACCAGCGGCTCGATCCAGACCGAGACCAACGCCCTCACCGACCAGAACACCCAGACCCAGACCCGGGTCGATTCCATGCTCTCCCAGATCGACGCCCAGAAGCAGCTGCTGACGGAGAGATTCACCAACATGGAAACGCAGCTCGCCCGGATGCAGAGCATCCTGGACAGCATCAAGCAGACGACCGACGCCTGGTCGCAAAACAACAACTAAAACCGCCAGTGACGCCCCGTTAAGGGATGGCCGATAGAGTCTGTCCCGACAGGCAGCATTCGAGGCAAAGGCGCCCATAAATCATGAATCGCACCACCGCCTATCTCGCCCAGGAACTGGCGGCTGCCTCGCCGGCCAAGAGAGTGGCGATGCTGATCGACCGCGCGATCGGCTCCCTCGGCGAAGCGGTGCAGGCGATCGAGCGCGGCGACATCCAGGCCCGATGGAACGCCAACCAGCGCGCCTCCAACATCATCGAGACCCTGTGGCGCACGCTCGACCTCGAGAAGGGCGGCGAGATCGCGGCCAACCTCGACAAGCTCTACGGCTTCATGCTGGACCGTCTGACCCAGGTCGATCTCAAGAACGACCCGGCCCCGGCCCGCGAGGTCGCGACCCTGCTCGAGCCGCTGCGCCGCTCCTGGCACGAGCTGGTCCAGCGGGAGGCCCAGGCCGCCGCGGCCCAGCGGCCGGATCCCGCGGCTGGCGCCAGCGCCGACCGCCGCCTGGTGGTCTCCGCCTGAGCGCGGAGCACCGCGCTCGCTCCGCACCGCAACCCCTTCCCTGATCGACTGACGGGGCGCCCCGCCGAATGGCGGTGGGCGCCCTTCGTTTTTGCGCGCCAGCGCTCGCCCTTGTAACCATGTTGGCAGGCCGCTTGCTGGCGTGAGCGCCGCGGGCCGTCGCTTCGCCGCCGATCCGGAATTCGGGGCAAAAGCTGCCAAGAGAGGGTCGGTCCGCGCGGCAGAAACTGCCGCCAAAGCCCAGAAGAACTTGCCCCACACCGGCGGAGAGATCCTGCCCTCCCTGCCTCTTCAAAAAATAGATGATTTATTTCAACTAGTTACAGATTGGCCCGAAAGTTGGCCCGGCGCTTGCCTTATCCCTCACGAAAGACCCGAAGCGCGCGCCGTCCATCCCTGACGACGGTTCGCCACCGAGAAGGAAAGGGGCGGCAGCGCCGCATCGGGTTTGAGGACATGCCCACGCCGTGAGATGGGCCCCGAAAGGGCACGGCAGGCACCTGAAGTTCAGGAGACGAAAGATGGCTCTCAACGCGATTTCCAACTACGCCGCCAACGTCGCGCACCGCAACCTGCAGAAGTCCGATATGGACGCGACCTCGTCGCTGGCGAAGCTCTCCTCAGGCAGCCGCGTGGTGTCCGCCAAGGACGACGCCGCCTCGATGGCGATCGGCTCGCGCCTCAACAGCCAGGTGCAGGGTCTGCGCCAAGCCAGCGTCAATGCCGGTCAGGGCGTGTCGATGCTCCAGGTCGCCGACGGCGCCATGGCCCGCATCAACGACGTGCTGGTGCGCATGAAGACGCTGTCGGTTCAGGCCGGTTCGGGCCAGCTCTCGAACACGGAACGCGGCATGCTCAACACCGAGTATCAGCTGTTGCTGGCCGAAGTGAACCGCATCGCGGCTTCGACCGAGTTCAACGGCAACCAGCTCGTCAACGGCTCGCTGACGACGGGAGGTGCCAGCGTCGGCACCGGCGGCGGCTTCGCGGTGGCCGACGGCGTGTCGAGCATCACCGGTCACGGCCTGACTACGGCATCCTCGGACAACTACACGCTGAGCTACAGCTCCGGTAACGCGACCTTTACCCTGACCGACGGCTCCAACAGCTATACGGGCGCGATCTCCTCCAGCGCGATGGATGCTTCCGGCAACATGATCACCGGCGCCGGCGTGAAGCTGCTGCCGACGGGCACCAACACGGGCGATCTGGTCCTCTCGCTGAATACGGCCTTCCAGTCGGCCACCACGGTCGCGCCCTCGGCTTCCGCCGGCGGCCTGCAGTTTGCCGGCGCCAGCTCGGCCACCTTCAGCTTCAAGGTCGGCACCGGCACGGACGTGACCAAGGATGTGATCAGCGTCTCGATCGACGGCATCAGCGGGGCCAATCTCGGCATCAACGGCACCGACATCACGACGGTCAGCACGGCCGA harbors:
- a CDS encoding flagellin N-terminal helical domain-containing protein, with the protein product MALNAISNYAANVAHRNLQKSDMDATSSLAKLSSGSRVVSAKDDAASMAIGSRLNSQVQGLRQASVNAGQGVSMLQVADGAMARINDVLVRMKTLSVQAGSGQLSNTERGMLNTEYQLLLAEVNRIAASTEFNGNQLVNGSLTTGGASVGTGGGFAVADGVSSITGHGLTTASSDNYTLSYSSGNATFTLTDGSNSYTGAISSSAMDASGNMITGAGVKLLPTGTNTGDLVLSLNTAFQSATTVAPSASAGGLQFAGASSATFSFKVGTGTDVTKDVISVSIDGISGANLGINGTDITTVSTADAASDALGNAIDVLNNARASIGAYQNRLQFAADNIASAVENTEAARSNLLDLDIASEMTTFTSKQILVQAGVAMLAQANQMPQDLLKLFQ
- the fliD gene encoding flagellar filament capping protein FliD, producing MATTSTSGINLSNVNVDNTGKVTFSGLSSGLDYQSIIDNIIKAKTVPVDNLKTTIDDNTKKITAYNDLKGLLQTLQDSLSKLRGAVSIDGSANAFQAKDVFASTARSDGQTASSASNLIGVTVTNAATLGNHTIEVQRLATAHKLGTKAFSSATTGLGIAGSFDLKLGSGTSKTFTVSATDTLQDLRDRINAANTGSTATGVSASIVSAGAGQNYLVLTADQTGQTIQFSNETGGVLAGLGISNDGGATLTNQLQAPQTALFYADGLLDSSKWDSVAVPGPSATLGSLGVSAGSNTFEIRDASGAVIQTVSYSDTDSLQTLAANITAGGAGVTASVIQADDGTYKLQIVKDDGAAISFGGDTGNLLSKLNPAKENLLIERSSNTVSDLFNGVTLSLYGAEPGTTISLQIDRNLSAVKTQITSFIDAYNAVRHFVNEQNQTDSSTGQKSADAGPLYGSRTLTTIMQALSSVVGNGTKGVDSGFSVLAQIGVDFVDNNTVTDPLDKDTLKLDESKLDSVLTANPEDVRRLFAFDFSSSDPRVSLLDFNGSTAYSSGGYTLNLTDDGTNLTGADINGVAGSTTVNGNVITATNATGANGLKLFYSGTGDLSNVQINFTVGAAAQMFFDLQSALDATSGSIQTETNALTDQNTQTQTRVDSMLSQIDAQKQLLTERFTNMETQLARMQSILDSIKQTTDAWSQNNN
- the fliS gene encoding flagellar export chaperone FliS, producing the protein MNRTTAYLAQELAAASPAKRVAMLIDRAIGSLGEAVQAIERGDIQARWNANQRASNIIETLWRTLDLEKGGEIAANLDKLYGFMLDRLTQVDLKNDPAPAREVATLLEPLRRSWHELVQREAQAAAAQRPDPAAGASADRRLVVSA